One segment of Pseudomonas asgharzadehiana DNA contains the following:
- a CDS encoding zinc-binding dehydrogenase, with translation MKALQGVEGHVEWLDEPSPTCDVGQVRIRVAAAGLNRADLLQRAGFYPPPPGASQVLGLECSGVISEVGAGSSWQVGDRVCALLAGGGMAEEVVVDARHVLPVPEGLSLIEAAGLPEVYSTAWLNLFQLAGLKPGEKALLHAGASGVGSAAIQLCKAFGSPCWVSVGSAERLAYCEKLGAQGGVVRTDGIEGLRDFGPFDVILDPVGGDYAALDLKLLALDGRWVLIGLMGGREAQLDLAQVLGKRIQLLGSTLRSRDDQFKADLFSDLSQHVWPLFAEGRLSPQLARTFAIKDAEAAFAELATNRVAGKLVLVIDESFT, from the coding sequence GTGAAAGCATTGCAAGGCGTTGAAGGTCATGTGGAGTGGTTGGACGAACCAAGTCCTACATGTGATGTAGGCCAAGTTCGCATTCGTGTAGCGGCGGCCGGCCTTAATCGCGCCGATTTATTGCAACGTGCGGGGTTCTATCCGCCGCCACCCGGCGCCAGCCAAGTGTTGGGCCTGGAGTGTTCCGGAGTGATCAGCGAAGTGGGGGCGGGCTCGTCCTGGCAAGTGGGCGATCGCGTGTGTGCGCTGCTCGCCGGTGGCGGTATGGCCGAAGAAGTGGTGGTGGATGCACGGCATGTGTTGCCGGTACCGGAAGGCTTGTCGCTGATCGAAGCGGCGGGATTGCCTGAGGTGTACAGCACCGCGTGGCTGAATTTGTTCCAATTGGCGGGGCTCAAGCCCGGGGAGAAGGCGCTGCTGCATGCTGGCGCCAGCGGCGTGGGCTCGGCGGCGATCCAGCTGTGCAAGGCGTTTGGCAGCCCATGCTGGGTCAGTGTGGGGTCGGCGGAACGTCTGGCGTACTGTGAGAAGCTGGGCGCCCAGGGCGGCGTGGTGCGCACCGACGGGATCGAAGGGCTGCGCGACTTCGGGCCGTTCGATGTGATTCTCGACCCGGTGGGCGGCGACTATGCGGCGCTGGACCTCAAGCTGCTGGCCCTGGATGGGCGTTGGGTGTTGATTGGTTTGATGGGGGGCCGTGAGGCGCAGTTGGACCTGGCGCAGGTGCTGGGCAAGCGCATTCAGTTGCTGGGCTCGACCCTGCGCAGCCGCGATGACCAGTTCAAGGCCGACCTGTTCAGTGACCTGAGCCAGCACGTGTGGCCGTTGTTCGCCGAAGGGCGCCTGAGCCCGCAACTGGCCAGGACCTTTGCGATCAAGGATGCCGAGGCGGCGTTTGCCGAACTGGCGACCAACCGGGTTGCCGGGAAGTTGGTGTTGGTGATTGACGAAAGCTTCACCTGA